A DNA window from Pseudomonas resinovorans NBRC 106553 contains the following coding sequences:
- a CDS encoding extracellular solute-binding protein: MTRRTPLALAVLLATGLAGSAQAAGTLHFANWSDYYPPELLKKFEQDTGIKATLDAYDSNETLLAKLKAGGGAYDVVVPSDSFIQIMVQDGLLQKFDHSKLPNLKNLKPNFQNLDFDPGHDYSVPYLWGTTGYSYDSKQVPGGTLEESWKPFFEPPAELKGKVVALNSIEDLYIAASHYLSIDQCTEDPKDAKKIQDLLLQQKPLLAMYNSDGTIERMAAGEVAMHMQWNGAFHRAHAQRPSLVYVYPKEGIHVFIDNLVIPKDAVNVAEAHTFINWMMQPENIAAASNFAKYNNAVAGSDQFMEKELFDDPAINTPQDKLDRLRTFKLCSPKALNLRSKVWTKLKK; this comes from the coding sequence ATGACCCGTCGTACCCCGCTCGCGCTCGCCGTACTGCTCGCCACCGGCCTGGCCGGTTCAGCCCAGGCCGCAGGGACCCTGCACTTCGCCAACTGGTCGGACTACTACCCGCCGGAACTGCTGAAGAAATTCGAGCAGGACACCGGCATCAAGGCCACCCTGGACGCCTACGACAGCAACGAAACCCTGCTGGCCAAGCTCAAGGCCGGCGGCGGCGCCTACGACGTGGTGGTGCCGTCCGACAGTTTCATCCAGATCATGGTGCAGGACGGCCTGCTGCAGAAGTTCGACCACAGCAAGCTGCCCAACCTGAAGAACCTCAAGCCCAACTTCCAGAACCTCGACTTCGACCCCGGCCACGACTACAGCGTGCCGTACCTCTGGGGCACCACCGGCTACAGCTACGACAGCAAGCAGGTACCCGGCGGCACCCTCGAGGAGAGCTGGAAGCCCTTCTTCGAGCCGCCGGCCGAGCTGAAGGGCAAGGTGGTGGCGCTCAACTCCATCGAAGACCTGTACATCGCCGCCTCCCACTACCTGTCCATCGACCAGTGCACCGAGGACCCGAAGGACGCGAAGAAGATCCAGGACCTGCTGCTGCAGCAGAAGCCGCTGCTGGCCATGTACAACAGCGACGGCACCATCGAGCGCATGGCCGCCGGCGAAGTGGCCATGCACATGCAGTGGAACGGCGCCTTCCACCGCGCCCACGCTCAGCGGCCGAGCCTGGTCTACGTCTATCCGAAGGAAGGCATCCACGTCTTCATCGACAACCTGGTGATCCCCAAGGACGCCGTGAACGTGGCGGAGGCCCATACCTTCATCAACTGGATGATGCAGCCGGAGAACATCGCCGCCGCGTCCAACTTCGCCAAGTACAACAACGCCGTCGCCGGCTCGGACCAGTTCATGGAGAAGGAGCTGTTCGACGACCCGGCCATCAACACCCCGCAGGACAAGCTGGACCGCCTGCGGACCTTCAAGCTCTGCTCGCCCAAGGCCCTGAACCTGCGCAGCAAGGTGTGGACCAAGCTGAAGAAATGA
- a CDS encoding SdiA-regulated domain-containing protein has product MRAFLTPRRLLAAFLLLLLVVLGVVAQQFRLFERGLFSLQEWRHASEWRDRSIWLPDYRVVIEAKAIEGLDDDVSALTYDPDRHSLFTVTNQHPEIVELSLDGHLIRRVPLVGFGDPEAIEYISPGVYVITDERLQRLVKVRLDEDTTFIDAADSQQLSLGIGLSGNKGFEGLAYDTEGKRLFVAKERDPVRIYEIHGFPHTNPDKPFAVHVVDDPKRDARLFVRDLSSLQFDDRSGHLLALSDESRLVLELNSDGRPISSLSLLRGMHGLQRAVPQAEGVAMDNDGNLYMVSEPNLFYVFKKDARD; this is encoded by the coding sequence ATGCGTGCATTCCTGACCCCGCGGCGGCTGCTTGCCGCCTTCCTGTTGCTGCTGCTGGTGGTGCTCGGCGTCGTCGCGCAGCAGTTCCGGCTCTTCGAGCGGGGTCTGTTCAGCCTGCAAGAATGGCGCCACGCCTCCGAATGGCGGGATCGTTCCATCTGGCTGCCCGACTATCGGGTGGTGATCGAGGCCAAAGCCATCGAGGGGCTCGACGACGACGTCTCGGCGCTGACCTACGATCCGGACCGCCACAGCCTGTTCACCGTCACCAACCAGCATCCGGAGATCGTCGAGCTGTCCCTGGACGGCCACCTGATCCGGCGTGTGCCGCTGGTGGGCTTCGGCGACCCGGAGGCCATCGAGTACATCAGCCCCGGCGTCTACGTGATCACCGACGAGCGCCTGCAACGCCTGGTCAAGGTGCGGCTGGACGAGGACACGACCTTCATCGACGCCGCCGACTCCCAGCAACTGTCCCTGGGCATCGGCCTGTCCGGTAACAAGGGCTTCGAGGGGCTGGCCTACGACACCGAAGGCAAGCGCCTGTTCGTGGCCAAGGAGCGCGACCCGGTGCGCATCTACGAGATCCACGGATTTCCCCATACCAATCCGGACAAGCCGTTCGCCGTGCACGTCGTGGACGACCCCAAGCGCGACGCGCGGCTTTTCGTCCGCGATCTGTCCAGCCTGCAGTTCGACGACCGCAGCGGACACCTGCTGGCGTTGTCGGACGAATCGCGGCTGGTGCTGGAGCTGAACTCCGACGGCCGGCCGATCAGCAGCCTGTCGCTGTTGCGCGGCATGCATGGCCTGCAGCGGGCGGTGCCGCAGGCCGAAGGGGTGGCCATGGACAACGACGGCAACCTCTACATGGTCAGCGAGCCGAACCTCTTCTATGTGTTCAAGAAGGACGCTCGCGACTGA
- a CDS encoding APC family permease codes for MSTPTLGSSLPDDFTHSAQGTTLRRILGLPALVFFGLVYMVPLTIFTTYGVVTEITGGRTALAYVVTLLAMIFTALSYSFMVRRYPIAGSAYSYTSLSFGPGVGFLAGWCLLLDYLFLPMINYLVIGLFLNIAFPEVPAWVFVVGFVTLVTVLNILGISSVSGMSNLIVVAQLIFVLVFLAMTGKSLLGGPVDFSAPLIGDGSQPGLAPLMAGAAVLCLSFLGFDAVSTLAEEARDPKRDIPRAIVITTLSAGVLFFVLAYLAQLVFPGSQFKDADAAANEVMLQAGGQFLSAFFTAAYVAGAAGSALASQASVSRILYSMGRDGILPRRLFGTLSERFHTPVVAILIISLVSLLAVVIDLATLASMISFGALVAFSAVNLAVIRTYLFSGRPRQRGDLARYGLVPLIGFALIAWLWTSLSGLTLAIGLGWFAVGLAYLAVQTGGFRRPAPQVQFSEHE; via the coding sequence ATGTCCACCCCCACCCTCGGCAGCAGCCTGCCCGACGATTTCACCCACAGCGCCCAGGGCACGACCCTGCGCCGGATACTCGGGCTGCCCGCCCTGGTGTTCTTCGGCCTGGTCTACATGGTGCCGCTGACCATCTTCACCACCTACGGCGTGGTCACCGAGATCACCGGCGGGCGGACCGCCCTGGCCTACGTGGTGACCCTGCTGGCGATGATCTTCACCGCCCTGTCCTACAGCTTCATGGTCCGCCGCTACCCCATCGCCGGCTCGGCCTACTCCTACACCAGCCTGAGCTTCGGCCCCGGCGTGGGCTTCCTGGCCGGCTGGTGCCTGCTGCTGGATTACCTGTTCCTGCCGATGATCAACTACCTGGTGATCGGCCTGTTCCTCAATATCGCCTTCCCCGAGGTGCCCGCCTGGGTCTTCGTGGTCGGCTTCGTCACCCTGGTGACGGTGCTGAACATCCTCGGCATCAGTTCGGTGTCGGGCATGAGCAACCTGATCGTGGTTGCCCAGCTGATCTTCGTCCTGGTGTTCCTGGCCATGACCGGCAAGAGCCTGCTGGGTGGGCCGGTGGACTTCAGCGCGCCCCTCATCGGTGACGGCAGCCAACCGGGGCTGGCCCCCCTGATGGCCGGCGCGGCGGTGCTCTGCCTGTCCTTCCTGGGCTTCGACGCCGTGTCCACCCTGGCCGAGGAAGCCCGTGATCCGAAGCGCGACATCCCGCGTGCCATCGTCATCACCACCCTCAGCGCCGGCGTGCTGTTCTTCGTCCTGGCGTACCTGGCGCAGCTGGTGTTCCCCGGCAGCCAGTTCAAGGACGCCGACGCCGCCGCCAACGAGGTGATGCTCCAGGCCGGCGGCCAGTTCCTCTCCGCCTTCTTCACCGCCGCCTACGTGGCCGGCGCGGCGGGCTCGGCCCTGGCGTCCCAGGCCTCGGTGTCGCGCATCCTCTACAGCATGGGCCGCGACGGCATCCTGCCGCGTCGCCTGTTCGGCACCCTCTCGGAGCGTTTCCACACCCCGGTGGTGGCCATCCTGATCATCTCCCTGGTGTCCCTGCTGGCGGTGGTCATCGACCTCGCCACCCTGGCCTCGATGATCAGCTTCGGCGCCCTGGTGGCCTTCTCCGCGGTGAACCTGGCGGTGATCCGCACCTACCTGTTCAGCGGCCGCCCGCGCCAGCGGGGCGACCTCGCGCGCTACGGCCTGGTCCCGCTGATCGGCTTCGCCCTGATCGCCTGGCTGTGGACCAGCCTCTCGGGCCTGACCCTGGCCATTGGCCTCGGCTGGTTCGCCGTGGGCCTGGCCTACCTTGCGGTGCAGACCGGCGGTTTCCGTCGCCCCGCGCCCCAGGTGCAGTTTTCCGAACACGAATGA
- a CDS encoding ABC transporter permease, which yields MNTQNPLWRFTGVRPTAWLFFAFLYVPILVLVVLSFNGGQSATIWESFSLKWYSVVANDPEIVRAAKNSLIVATFATLIATSLATLAALGMRGRAFRGQTLMSGVLGLPLLVPEIVTAVATLMFFAFIGLKLSLFTILIAHVVFCIPFAYLPIRARLEGMDPRLAEAAADLYASPWKAFWKVTFPLLMPGILSGAMLAFIISMDDFVITYFVAGAGATTLPVYIFSSIRMGISPKINAISSIILVISIAFVALSYYVGQRKR from the coding sequence ATGAATACGCAGAACCCGCTCTGGCGCTTCACCGGCGTACGCCCCACCGCCTGGCTGTTCTTCGCCTTCCTCTATGTGCCGATCCTGGTGCTGGTGGTGCTGAGCTTCAACGGCGGGCAATCGGCGACCATCTGGGAGAGCTTCAGCCTGAAGTGGTATTCAGTGGTGGCCAACGACCCGGAAATCGTCCGTGCGGCGAAGAACTCGCTGATCGTCGCCACCTTCGCCACCCTGATCGCCACGTCCCTGGCCACCCTGGCCGCCCTGGGCATGCGCGGTCGCGCCTTCCGCGGGCAGACGCTGATGAGCGGGGTGCTCGGCCTGCCGCTGCTGGTGCCGGAAATCGTCACGGCCGTGGCCACCCTGATGTTCTTCGCCTTCATTGGCCTGAAGCTCTCGCTGTTCACCATCCTCATCGCCCACGTGGTCTTCTGCATCCCCTTCGCCTACCTGCCGATCCGCGCCCGCCTGGAAGGCATGGACCCACGCCTGGCCGAGGCCGCCGCCGACCTCTACGCATCCCCCTGGAAGGCCTTCTGGAAGGTCACCTTCCCCTTGCTGATGCCGGGCATCCTCTCCGGCGCCATGCTCGCCTTCATCATTTCCATGGACGACTTCGTCATCACCTACTTCGTCGCCGGGGCCGGCGCAACCACCCTGCCGGTGTACATCTTCAGCTCCATCAGGATGGGCATCTCGCCGAAGATCAACGCCATATCCTCGATCATCCTCGTCATTTCCATAGCGTTCGTTGCATTGTCCTACTACGTCGGGCAGCGCAAGCGCTGA
- a CDS encoding histone deacetylase family protein, giving the protein MLTIYTDDHHLHHGKHELIGGQFTPCFEKPSRADMVLDRAKAVKLGAIQAPTDFGLSPILRVHSEGFVNFLQNAWSDWQAKGRSHDMLPIAWPTRRLRQVEPTDIDGRLGYYSFDAGAPITAGTWQAITSSANVALSGQAELRKGARGIFSLCRPPGHHAAADYMGGYCYLNNAAIAVQAMLDAGAKRVAVLDVDYHHGNGTQDIFYDRADVLFTSIHGDPRFEYPYYLGFADEKGLGAGAGFNFNYPLASGSDWSAWSLALLDACRQIAEYAPDALVVSLGVDTFKEDPISQFKLDSPDYLRMGEIIGKLCLQTLFVMEGGYAVEEIGINAINVLQGFDSVA; this is encoded by the coding sequence ATGCTGACCATCTACACCGACGACCACCACCTGCACCACGGCAAGCACGAGCTGATCGGTGGGCAGTTCACCCCCTGCTTCGAGAAGCCGAGCCGCGCCGACATGGTGCTGGACCGCGCCAAGGCGGTGAAACTCGGCGCGATCCAGGCGCCGACCGACTTCGGCCTGTCCCCGATCCTGAGGGTGCATAGCGAGGGCTTCGTGAACTTCCTGCAGAACGCCTGGAGCGACTGGCAGGCCAAGGGCCGCAGCCACGACATGCTGCCCATCGCCTGGCCGACCCGGCGCCTGCGTCAGGTGGAGCCCACCGATATCGACGGCCGCCTGGGTTACTACTCCTTCGACGCCGGCGCCCCCATCACCGCCGGCACCTGGCAGGCCATCACCAGCTCGGCCAACGTCGCCCTCTCGGGCCAGGCCGAGCTGCGCAAGGGCGCGCGCGGCATCTTCTCGCTGTGCCGGCCGCCGGGCCACCACGCCGCGGCCGACTACATGGGCGGCTACTGCTACCTGAACAACGCCGCCATCGCCGTGCAGGCGATGCTCGACGCCGGCGCCAAGCGCGTCGCCGTGCTGGACGTGGACTACCACCACGGCAACGGCACCCAGGACATCTTCTACGACCGCGCCGACGTGCTCTTCACCTCGATCCACGGCGACCCGCGCTTCGAGTACCCCTACTACCTCGGCTTCGCCGACGAGAAGGGCCTGGGTGCCGGCGCCGGCTTCAACTTCAACTACCCACTGGCCTCGGGTAGCGACTGGTCGGCCTGGAGCCTGGCCCTGCTCGACGCCTGCCGGCAGATCGCCGAATACGCGCCGGACGCCCTGGTGGTGTCGCTGGGGGTGGATACCTTCAAGGAGGACCCCATCTCGCAGTTCAAGCTGGACAGCCCGGACTACCTGCGCATGGGCGAGATCATCGGCAAGCTCTGCCTGCAGACGCTCTTCGTGATGGAGGGGGGTTACGCGGTGGAGGAGATCGGCATCAACGCGATCAATGTGCTGCAGGGCTTCGATAGCGTGGCCTGA
- a CDS encoding NirD/YgiW/YdeI family stress tolerance protein, with product MKAKYLALLAAPLFSTAVLANSYTGPGATTQISTVAAAMEAADDAPVVLQGQIVRRIKGDIYEFKDATGTMKVEIDDEDWPPMSIDDKATVKLTGEVDRDLMGREVDVEFVERVN from the coding sequence ATGAAAGCCAAATACCTTGCCCTGCTGGCCGCTCCGCTGTTTTCCACCGCCGTTCTGGCCAATAGCTACACCGGCCCCGGCGCCACCACCCAGATCAGCACCGTCGCCGCCGCCATGGAAGCCGCCGATGACGCGCCTGTGGTGCTGCAGGGCCAGATCGTCCGCCGCATCAAGGGCGATATCTACGAGTTCAAGGACGCCACCGGCACCATGAAGGTGGAGATCGACGACGAAGACTGGCCGCCCATGTCCATCGACGACAAGGCCACCGTCAAGCTCACCGGCGAAGTGGACCGCGACCTGATGGGCCGCGAGGTCGACGTGGAGTTCGTCGAGCGGGTGAACTGA
- the rpiA gene encoding ribose-5-phosphate isomerase RpiA — protein MTQDQLKQAVAQAAIDVILPKLDEKSIIGVGTGSTANFFIDLLAQHKMAFDGAVASSEATAQRLKGHGIPVYDLNSVSDLEFYVDGADESNERLELIKGGGAALTREKIVAAVAKTFICIADESKLVPLLGAFPLPVEVIPMARSHVARQLVKLGGDPVYREGVLTDNGNIILDVYNLRIDSPTKLEEQINNIVGVVTNGLFAARPADLLLLGTKDGVKRISL, from the coding sequence ATGACCCAGGACCAGCTCAAGCAGGCCGTCGCCCAGGCCGCCATCGACGTCATACTCCCCAAGCTCGATGAGAAGAGCATCATCGGCGTCGGCACCGGCTCCACCGCCAATTTCTTCATCGACCTGCTGGCCCAGCACAAGATGGCCTTCGACGGCGCCGTCGCCAGCTCCGAGGCCACCGCCCAGCGCCTGAAGGGCCACGGCATCCCGGTGTACGACCTGAACAGCGTCAGCGACCTCGAGTTCTACGTCGACGGCGCCGACGAGAGCAACGAGCGCCTCGAGCTGATCAAGGGCGGCGGTGCCGCGCTGACTCGCGAGAAGATCGTCGCGGCGGTAGCCAAGACCTTCATCTGCATCGCCGACGAGAGCAAGCTGGTGCCCCTGCTCGGCGCCTTCCCGCTGCCGGTGGAAGTCATCCCCATGGCCCGCAGCCATGTAGCCCGCCAGCTGGTCAAGCTGGGCGGCGACCCGGTCTACCGTGAAGGCGTGCTGACCGACAACGGCAACATCATCCTCGACGTCTACAACCTGCGGATCGACAGCCCGACCAAGCTGGAAGAGCAGATCAACAACATCGTCGGCGTGGTCACCAACGGCCTGTTCGCCGCCCGCCCGGCCGACCTGCTGCTGCTGGGCACCAAGGACGGCGTCAAGCGCATCAGCCTCTGA
- a CDS encoding AraC family transcriptional regulator: MATSLLPEERALTTLHTIALAVTNLDHGGTDRERLLEGSGVACADLDTPDKLISHAQELRVFANALAATRDPALGLSLGLRMHVSAYGILGYTMLASRTLRDALVLALGHSALLGTYFKLSLEVEGPEARLVAAGYRYAPELTVFNSELCLTSLLTVLQDLLGSLIRPTRVCLSYRPPLHAASYEQMLGCPVEFGASSNALCFDAALLERGLPLADPVTCHYGLQQCLKLDAQLNSRHDVLDQIRQHLAGNLRESCDLDSVARQLHRSERTLRRHLQRLNTSFQRLLDEVRYDKARQLLVQTDLPIYLIAEQLGYSETASFRHAFQRWSGQSPSLYRR, from the coding sequence ATGGCCACCTCGCTGCTACCGGAAGAACGCGCACTCACCACCCTGCACACCATCGCCCTGGCGGTGACCAATCTGGACCACGGCGGCACCGATCGCGAGCGCCTGCTGGAGGGCAGCGGCGTCGCCTGCGCCGACCTCGACACCCCCGACAAGCTGATCAGCCACGCCCAGGAGCTCCGGGTCTTCGCCAACGCCCTGGCCGCCACCCGCGATCCGGCGCTGGGCCTGTCGCTCGGCCTGCGCATGCACGTTTCGGCCTACGGCATCCTCGGCTACACCATGCTCGCCAGCCGTACCCTGCGCGATGCCCTGGTCCTCGCCCTCGGCCACTCGGCGCTGCTCGGCACCTACTTCAAGCTGAGCCTGGAGGTCGAGGGCCCGGAGGCACGCCTGGTGGCCGCCGGCTACCGCTACGCGCCGGAGCTGACGGTGTTCAATAGCGAGCTCTGCCTGACCTCGCTGCTCACCGTGCTGCAAGACCTGCTCGGCAGCCTGATCCGCCCGACGCGGGTGTGCCTGTCCTATCGACCGCCGCTGCACGCCGCCAGCTACGAACAGATGCTCGGCTGCCCGGTGGAGTTCGGCGCCTCCAGCAACGCCCTGTGCTTCGACGCCGCGCTGCTCGAGCGCGGCCTGCCCCTGGCCGACCCGGTGACCTGCCACTACGGCCTGCAGCAGTGCCTGAAGCTCGACGCCCAGCTCAACAGCCGCCACGACGTGCTGGACCAGATCCGCCAGCACCTGGCCGGCAACCTGCGCGAGTCCTGCGACCTGGACAGCGTGGCGCGCCAGCTGCACCGCTCCGAGCGCACCCTGCGCCGCCACCTGCAGCGCCTCAACACCAGCTTCCAGCGCCTGCTGGACGAGGTGCGCTACGACAAGGCGCGCCAGCTGCTGGTGCAGACCGACCTGCCCATCTACCTGATCGCCGAACAGCTCGGCTACAGCGAGACCGCCAGCTTCCGCCACGCCTTCCAGCGCTGGAGCGGGCAGTCGCCGAGCCTGTATCGCCGTTAG
- a CDS encoding ABC transporter ATP-binding protein — MTSAISVDRVCMEFGDPGQGVKALDDVSLEIRANEFFTLLGPSGCGKTTLLRLIAGFEQPSSGAIRLYGEPMQGLPPFRRPVNTVFQSYALFPHMTVAQNIAFGLEMRGQGRDEIEQTVKRMLELVKLPDVGRRRADQLSGGQQQRIALARALANKPKVLLLDESLSALDQKLRKDMQIELKRLQHETGITFIFVTHDQEEALTMSDRIAVMDKGRILQVGTPTEIYEAPLNRTVADFIGETNFLEGEALERGVLLADGQLLSAFSPRSGAVTLAIRPERTSLDEQGNLVGEIENVVYVGTDTVYHLNIAGQSGFRVRHQNRNGALQAYAAGEKVRVRVPSEAIRVLAE, encoded by the coding sequence ATGACTAGCGCGATCAGTGTCGACCGTGTGTGCATGGAGTTCGGCGATCCGGGGCAGGGCGTGAAAGCCCTCGACGATGTTTCCCTGGAAATTCGCGCCAACGAGTTCTTCACCCTCCTCGGCCCGTCCGGCTGCGGCAAGACCACCCTCTTGCGGCTCATCGCCGGCTTCGAGCAGCCCAGCTCCGGCGCCATCCGCCTCTACGGCGAACCCATGCAGGGCCTCCCGCCCTTCCGCCGGCCGGTCAATACCGTGTTCCAGAGCTACGCCCTGTTCCCCCACATGACGGTGGCGCAGAACATCGCCTTCGGCCTGGAGATGCGCGGCCAGGGCCGTGACGAGATCGAACAGACGGTCAAGCGCATGCTGGAGCTGGTGAAGCTGCCGGATGTGGGCCGGCGCCGCGCCGACCAGCTCTCCGGCGGCCAGCAGCAGCGCATCGCCCTGGCCCGCGCCCTGGCCAACAAGCCCAAGGTGCTGTTGCTGGACGAATCCCTCTCGGCGCTGGACCAGAAGCTGCGCAAGGACATGCAGATCGAGCTCAAGCGCCTGCAGCACGAGACCGGCATCACCTTCATCTTCGTCACCCACGACCAGGAAGAAGCCCTGACCATGTCCGACCGCATCGCGGTGATGGATAAGGGCCGCATCCTCCAGGTCGGCACCCCCACGGAAATCTACGAGGCACCGCTGAACCGCACGGTGGCCGACTTCATCGGCGAAACCAACTTCCTCGAAGGCGAGGCGCTGGAACGTGGCGTGCTGCTGGCGGACGGGCAGTTGCTCAGCGCCTTCAGCCCCCGCAGCGGCGCCGTGACCCTGGCGATCCGCCCGGAACGCACCAGCCTCGACGAGCAGGGCAACCTGGTGGGCGAGATCGAGAACGTGGTCTATGTCGGCACCGACACCGTCTATCACCTGAACATCGCCGGCCAGAGCGGTTTCCGTGTCCGCCACCAGAACCGCAATGGCGCGTTGCAGGCCTACGCCGCCGGCGAGAAGGTACGGGTGCGGGTGCCGAGCGAAGCCATCCGGGTGCTCGCCGAATGA
- a CDS encoding YegP family protein, which yields MAGKFHLKKANDGQYHFNLNAGNGETILTSELYKAKDSALNGIESVRKNAVREGAFESKTASNGKFYFVLKATNGQVIGQSQMYASAASASAGIDSVKSNAPGANLNDES from the coding sequence ATGGCTGGGAAGTTCCATCTGAAGAAGGCCAACGACGGCCAGTACCACTTCAACCTGAACGCCGGCAACGGCGAGACCATCCTCACCAGCGAGCTGTACAAGGCCAAGGATTCCGCCTTGAACGGCATCGAGTCGGTGCGCAAGAACGCCGTTCGCGAAGGCGCCTTCGAGAGCAAGACCGCCAGCAACGGCAAGTTCTACTTCGTGCTCAAGGCCACCAATGGCCAGGTCATCGGCCAGAGCCAGATGTACGCCAGCGCCGCAAGCGCCAGCGCGGGCATCGACTCGGTGAAAAGCAACGCCCCCGGCGCCAACCTCAACGACGAGAGCTGA
- a CDS encoding ABC transporter permease encodes MSTLRALAERRQLRRRLLLTSPAMLCLLLFLVLPLGIMFLVSVLVPGDYGGVKWGQYSLEAYLNFLYERDLDDALVFNTDYLQIFQRSFWLSVLTTVGCLLIGFPTALYLALQSERKRNLLLFLVTVPFWTNLLVRVYAWILLLRNGGLVDSGLGIFGLSDGALGLLYTDVAVVIGLLYTFLPFMVLPIYTSLEKLDWRLVEAAFDLGANRFQALKRIIVPLAMPGIVAGAILVFIPSLGNYIIPELLGGGKSLMIGNLIQLQFGASHNWPLGAALSFALLGFVLLAMLLYSLRFKQAAGGGHP; translated from the coding sequence ATGAGCACCCTGCGCGCCCTGGCGGAACGCCGCCAACTGCGCCGACGCCTGCTGCTGACCAGCCCGGCCATGCTCTGCCTGTTGCTGTTCCTGGTACTGCCCCTGGGGATCATGTTCCTGGTGTCGGTGCTGGTGCCCGGCGACTACGGCGGCGTGAAGTGGGGGCAGTATTCGCTGGAGGCCTACCTCAACTTCCTCTACGAGCGTGATCTGGATGACGCGCTGGTGTTCAACACCGACTACCTGCAGATCTTCCAGCGCTCCTTCTGGCTCTCGGTACTGACCACCGTCGGCTGCCTGCTGATCGGCTTCCCCACCGCGCTCTACCTTGCGCTGCAGAGCGAACGCAAACGCAACCTGCTGCTGTTCCTGGTCACCGTGCCCTTCTGGACCAACCTGCTGGTGCGGGTCTACGCCTGGATCCTGCTGCTGCGCAACGGCGGTCTGGTGGATAGCGGCCTCGGCATCTTCGGCCTGTCCGACGGCGCCCTGGGCCTGCTCTACACCGACGTGGCGGTGGTGATCGGCCTGCTCTACACCTTCCTGCCCTTCATGGTGCTGCCCATCTACACCAGCCTGGAAAAGCTCGACTGGCGCCTGGTGGAGGCCGCCTTCGACCTCGGCGCCAACCGCTTCCAGGCGCTGAAGCGGATCATCGTGCCGCTGGCCATGCCGGGCATAGTCGCCGGCGCGATCCTGGTGTTCATCCCTTCGCTCGGCAACTACATCATTCCCGAGCTGCTCGGGGGCGGTAAGTCGCTGATGATCGGCAACCTGATCCAGCTGCAGTTCGGCGCCTCCCACAACTGGCCGCTGGGCGCGGCGCTGTCCTTCGCCCTGCTCGGCTTCGTGCTGCTGGCGATGCTGCTCTACAGCCTGCGCTTCAAGCAGGCCGCCGGCGGAGGCCACCCATGA